TATTTGGCGCGATCTAAATGGTAATCAGAGGTAATAACCAGAATACGCTCGGGTTTGTATGTTTCAACAATGGGCCTGGACAGAGAAGCATCCTGGATCGTGTTTTTGCTTTGTACAGACCCCAAAACATCCTGATCCGGCACCCCTTTATCCTTTAAATACTGATGCAGATATGCAGCATGCGGCTGGTTCGTTGTATTAAAATGTTCGCCATACCCGCCTGTCAGCAATAGTTTCCAGCCAACTCGTTGAGTATATTCACCATAGGCCCGTTCACAGCGCGATTTTGCCACACTGTACAACTCTCCGCACTCCGAGTTGGGAGATCCCAGAACAATAATCAGACCGTCTAACATATTTTCCTTTCAGTTTTGAATGAATAATATAATGATTCCAAGGTATCTCATGTCAAACTCCCGAAACCCATTTTTAGTTTGATAGCGAAAACAACTGAATGACGCGTGAGATTCCGGTTTTTCGAATAAATTCCCGGGGAGCAATAAAACACCAATTCAGCGGGAAAATCATATAAATATCAATTTTGAATTTGTGATATGTAAACCTCAAGAGTCAGTTTACCCATTCACGGTCCCAACCCAGGGACAAGGTGTAATGTATTTCCCCAAAACACTAAATAGAATCCCGCAAGATCATAGAACTTGGGTTTTCAATATGTAAATCCTCATGCTTGAGAATCATATCAGCCATTCGCCTGCCCATTTCAACAAAGTCAGTGCTGATCGTGGCAATTCCGGTGTTGGCTGCAATCTGTTTCAAGGGTTCATCATTATGCGCGATAATCCCGATATCCCGTCCGATTTTCAGGTTTTTCTGATTGGCTTGCTGAACGGCAGTGACCAGATCTTCATTGTTGGGTATGATATAACAGCAGCCATCCTGTACCTGGAATTCGTTCCTTTTGTCAATAATTCTGTAGGGGATCATCTCTTCTTCACAAAAACGTTTAAAACCTTGAATCATCTCGGCATCATTCATGGTATCCAGATTATATACAGGCTCGCGCCATTCAACCAGAACAAGTGTTTCATACTTATAAAGTCTTTCTTTTGAGGACTTTAGCGCTTCATACCATTGTTTTTCAAAATTCTGACAAACGGACGGATAAGCTTTTCCGAACAACGTGTACCCGACATCCAGTATATAAACCCGCTGATTGCTGATCAGCCGCTGCATCCATTCAAAATGCTGTGAATCTCTCATCGGCATAATAACATATTCCGTGTAATGATTCAGCGCTTCCTTGATCAAACTTTTAAACAGCTTGTCATTGCTGTGATGAAAATACAAATCAATAATCGCATTCTCACCCATCTGAGTTTTAAACGAATTGAACAAAGATTCTTTATAGGAATGAAAATTATCAAACAATAAAAATATATGATGTCGGTTGGCAAACTGGGTTTGAGATACGAAATATCCTTTCCCGGGCACGGAGGAAACAATGCCCAGACTTTTCAGCATCTGAAATGATTTGCACACTGTGTCCCTGGCAATCGGATAATGTTCTACGATTGCATTAATGGAAGGCAGTACATCTCCCTGCCGCAAACGCCCCTGCCTGATCGAATTCCGAATCGAATTGACCAGTTGTTCATACTTGGGCATTTTAGAGTCGTGGTCAATATAGATAATTGATTTCATTTGACTTTTTTTGATTATTGTTAAACAAATGTAATACGATCTATTCAGCTTTTAAAACAACTCAATCCAGAATAATACTCGGCCCAATAACAAATTAATCAAATTTATTATAAATTGAAACATTTTTTTTCAATTCTTTTTTCAATTTACATTTATATTAATCCAATTCAGAAAATCAGTTTGCAAAGTGTATCAGAAAGGGCAAGAGTTTAAAGAGGAAAAAAACACAGCCGGAAACGAACCAGCTGTGTTTATTGTATACTTAGAGTCGGTATCGAAATCCAAGATTCGCGCTTCGGCCGTAATCTTCCAGATAACTGGTGTAATTCATATGATTAATCACACTGCGCTCTCGTTCACCGGTCAGGTTATTGACATTAAGGAAAAACTCCAGGCCATCCACCGGCAATTGCTGCCGCAGCATGAGATCATATCGATAAAAGTCAGTTGAATAGCCGCGTAGTTTCTCATACCAGCTGTTTGATGTGAAAATGCGCGATTTATAACGCATCGCTCCGCGAATAGAAAACCCCTTGTAATCATAGCCCAACGTCAGATTCAGCAGATGATCCGGCTGGCCGAGCATCGGATTTGTATAAGTCGTATCCTCACTAATCAACCTTGATTGATACGTGACCGGATTGATCACGGTCTTTACCTCAGACCGTAGATACTTGGCCTCGGATTCATTTCTTGTATAGTTCACATTCATCACCAGACCATTCAGCAGCCCCGGCAAATACCAGAAATTTGACTGCCATTCTATTTCGTATCCGTAGTTAAAAGCATCATGCGGATTATTGACCGCATAGGCAGCACGCTGACGGTGCATCAGACTGGGTAGCTCAAAAAATAAAGTATCTGTAATAACCGTTTGGCCGGTCCAGAAAATCATATCTTTTATGCGCTTATGAAACGCACCCAACGTAAACAATCCAATTTTGTCGGAATACACGGACATTTGCACATCCCAGTTGCGTGATAATTCCGGTTCCAGTCTGAAATTGCTTAAATTATCAATACTGCCCTGAGTATTGATCACCCATCCCGGCATAATGTTGTTGTAATTGGGCCGTTGCAGTGTATGTGTATAACCGGCTTTAAAATTAAGCCACTCCGTCGGACGGTAAACCGCCTGGACCATCGGCAGGACAAATTCATTCTCACGGATTTTAGCCACCGTATCAATGGGAGTCGGTCGAAAGTCTCTCAGAATACCGAGTCGGTTACCTCTGTATCCGGTATACTCTGTACGATTCGCCTCATAACGAACACCCGGTACAAAGGTAAACTTGGAGGTGACATTAATCTCGGGCATCAGATAAAAAGCGTAATAATCTTCATGTCCATGATAGTCCTGGTAATTGGAAGTAATGAAATTCGGTTGAGGAATATCGTAGAAATCCGTTTCGGGAAGGATCCCACTCGGCTTTGACAAGTTCGTGAATACGACGAAACTTTTGCTTGTCAAATATATTTCCAAAATTATATTTGCCATCTAAAAAGTCTCCGCCTTTATAATCCTCGTCGAAAAAATCAATCAGCAGGATGCGCATATTATCGGCGTCCCAGGCATTTAAAGTCCGCTGACAGAGTTCGTCCTTAAAATCGTCAATAATCATATTCCGAAAAATCTGAGAGGTGCCTTCCTCCCAGTCGGTACGATCGTATTGTTTGGTTTTGTGTCGGTATTTACCGCCAAAACTTATTTTCATATTGACCTGATCTGAAAGATTCAGACTGTAGGCCAGGTTGACTGCACCGGTCAAGTCCCGTTCCCTGGTCTCACTTTCTTCATGAGCGATACCGCCCAGGTCCATAAAGTTGACAGCTTCGTCCATAGAAACCGTTAGCAGGTAAGGAATAGTTTCCGGGTCCAGATTCACATTGTAATTAGCTTTTCTGTCCGCCGGAAAAGGAGACTGGGGAGAATTGCTATTCTCGGAAGTAATTCTGTCAGGCAGAATATTTTCAGAATAAGAATGACTGAACGCCGTTTTAAACTCCCAATTCTTCCACTGGTGGTCAACAGTCAAAGAATTGATTAATACAGTCAAATGGCTCCCTGGAGTATCCGCATAATTGATCCCGAAATTCTGATCAAAAAAGCCATAATTATTAACGTAACGGGTCTCTTGCCGCTGGATGCGACTTGCGAAATTGGACAATTTTATCTCTGTGGAAGGAAGCATATAATCCAACACCATCACCCCGCCCAGTCGCTGGAAATGTCTGAAAATATCCATGAGCTGCATACTATTGGTGCGCACTGGCGCTTGTTCATTTTCCTGGAAAAATGTAACACCTCCAAGCTGCTGGGACCCGGCATCTTTTTCCTCATAATCCACTTGTGCATACAGGCCCAGCATATTTTCATAAAACCGATGGCTGCCGCCGAGAGAAAGCTTGTAATTTTGATACGTATCCCGCAGATCATTCATACCGCCCTGTGCCACAACATTAAAGGACGGTTCATCAGGAGCTTTTTTAATCTTGAAATTTACAATTCCACCGGTCGCCGTGGCCTCTTGATCGGCCATAACGGATTTTGTCAATTCAATGCCTTCCAACATATAGGGCGAAATCATACTCAAGATCTGTGCTTCTGTCCTCTGAACTGGTCGCTGTCATATCCACGCCGTCAACCTGTACCTTGGTGTACTTGGCGCCCATACCGCGGATCAAAACCTTGGTGCCTTCACCGCCGCTTCTCTCCAGCGAAACACCGGGCAGTCTACCCACTGCTTCTGCCGCATTGGCTTCCGGCAATTCCTGAATTTTAGTTGCAGACACGATATTCTTGACGGTGCGTGCGGATATTTGTTGGTTGATAGTCTCAGTTTGCGCGCGGGCCTGAGCCGTAACCACGACGTCTTCTCCGGTTAGCACCGTATAATCCATCTGGACATCTGCCGATACCGTTTCATTGGGTGAAACACGCACATCCACTTCACTTGCGCCATAACCAATATAGTTGACAACCAACGTATAGCTACCCGGTGGAACATCGTGAATAACATACTCGCCACGTATATCCGTGGCGGCACCAATATTGGTATCTTTTAAATACACATTCGCACCAGGCAACGCCTGACCGTTTTCGGCATCCACGACTCTTCCCCGAATCTCTCCTGAAGGCGCTGCAAAATTTTGACCGCTCAATATCATTGTCAGGCATAATAATAACAACTGTACAACATTTCTTCTCATTACAACCTCCTCATCATTGCTTGTATTATTCTCCCTGTAAAATCTTAATAGTTTAATAATCTAGCAAATTAAAAACAATGCAAATTCTAGTCATCATATATAGCACAATCTATGGGAGACAGCAAATTCGAGAAAATGATGCTATAATCTGTAACGTACTCCCATATTTGCACTCCGGCCGTAATCCTCCAAATAACTGGTGTAATTCATATGATTAATCACACTGCGCTCTCGTTCACCGGTCAGGTTATTGACATTAAGGAAAAACTCCAAGCCGTTCACAAAAAGTTTTTGCCGTATCGATAAATCATAGCGGTAGAAATCCGTTGAATAGCCGCGCAGCTTTTCATACCAGCTGTTCGATTTAAAAATATGGGATTTGTAGCGCATCGCCCAACGTATGGAAAATCCTTTATAATCATAGCCCACGGTCAGATTCAGCAAATGCTTGGGCTGCCGGATCATCGGACTTGTATATGTGGTGTCATCATTAACCAGCGTGCTGCGGTAGGTCACCGGATCGATCTGGGTTCGAATCACGGTTCGAAGATATTCAGCCTTGGATTCATTCAGGGTGTAATTTAAATTTAAAACCAGGCCCTTTAGCAAACCGGGTAAATACCAGAAATTGGATTGCCATTCAAATTCAAATCCGTAATTGTATGCATCATTCGGATTATTGGTTGCCCAGGCCGCACGCTGCCGATACATCAGAGTCGGCAATTCAAAAAAGGCCGTATCAAGCACAACGGACTGTCCGGTCCAAAAGATCATATCTGTGATTTTTTTATAAAAGACGCCGGCCGTAACCAAACCGATTTTATTCGAATAAACCGTAGCCTGAAGGTCCCAGTTTCTGGAGAGTTCCGGCTTTAATCGGAAATTACCTAAATTTGATATACTTCCCTGATTGCTGATAAGCCAGCTGGGGATGATATTGTTATAGTCAGGTCGCTGAAGGGTGTGTGTGTAACCTGCCTTGATATTCAACCAGTTTGTCGGTTTATAGACAGCCTGAATCATAGGCAGATAAAAATCATTTCTCCGCACTTTGACAACCGTGTCTATCGGAGTGGGGGTCCAGTTCCTCAAGACACCCAGACGGGTTCCCCGGTATCCGGTATAGTTGGTACGGTTGGCTTCATAACGGAGTCCCGGTACAAATGTGAACCGGGAAGAAATATCAAATTCAGGCATAATATAAAACGCATGATAATCTTCCTTGCCGTGATAATCCTGATAATGTGTATTGATATAGTTCGGCTGGACAATCATCCACAGACTCATGGGTTCGTCAGGATCATAGGTCTCCAGTCCCAGATCATGTATCTTGCGGAATTTATCCGGGTCAAGCACGGGACTAAACTGGTATTTTCCGTCAAGAAAACTGACCGGATCATAATCCTTGTCCAGAAAATCCGACAGGAACAATTTCATGTTATCATTTTGATAAGCATTTATATTTCGCTGACTAAGCGCATCATACAGACTGTCATGAACCATATAGATATAATGCTGTCCACCGATGTCCAGATGAGTGCGATCATAGTTTTTGGTCTTGTGCTTGACTTTGCCGCCGAAATTCAGTTTGAGCTTTATCTGTTCAGAGATATTAAAATTATAAGCAAAATTGAGTTCACCGGCCAGATCCCGTTCACTGGTTTTGTTTTCATTATGATCCACGCCGCCGATATACATAAAATCAGCGATTTTATCGATCGGAATCACAAGCGAGTCCGGAATGGTTTCCGGGTCCAGATTTACATTGTAATTTGATTTTCGGTCGGTTGAAAAAGGATTGTTCGGCGAATGTCCGTTACTGGAAGATATCTCGGCCGGCAAGTGATTTTCAGAGTACGAATGGCTCAATTTAATATGCGTTTCCCAGTTTTTAAAGCTGTGATCAATCTGTAAGGCATTGGTCAAAACATTCAGGGAGCGCTCCGGGATATCGGTATAACGGATATTAAATCCCTGCTGCATAAAATCATAGTTGTTGATGTGTCGTATCTCTTCGCGCTGAATATCACTGTAAAAATTTGACAGTTTGATATCTGTAGACGGCAGATTATAATCCAGGACCAGCGTCCCTCCCAGACGGTGTACATCTCTAAAAATGTCCATCAGCTGCATATTGTTGGTCCGCACCGGTGCGGTTTCGTTTTCCTGAGAAAATCCGACATTGCCCAGTTGTTGTGACCCGGCATCCTTTTCTTCATAATCGACCTGTGCATAAACTCCAAACTTTTTGTTAAAAAATCGATGACTACCGCCAACCGAAACCTTGAAATCCGTATACGTATCGCGCAAATCATTGGAGCCTCCCTGGGCGATTATATTGAAAGAAGGCTCTTCTGAAGCTTTTCTGATCCTGAAATTAACAATACCGCCCGTGGCCGTTGCTTCCTGGTTTGCCATGACTGATTTTGTCAATTCAATACCCTCGAGCATATACGGGGAAATCATGCTTAAATCACTGGAGCGATCTCCCGAACCGGTGGCGGTCATATCAACGCCGTCAATCTGAACCTTGGTGTATTTGGCGCTCATTCCGCGGATCAGGACTTTGGTTCCTTCGCCACCGCTGCGTTCCAGAGAGACGCCGGGCAGACGTCCCACCGCTTCGGCCGCATTTGCTTCCGGCAGCTCCTGAATTTTAGTGGCAGACACAACATTCTTGACCGTAAGTGCTGATATCTGTTGGTTGATCGCCTCGGTCTGACCGCGGGCCTGGGCTGTGATGACCACATCCTCTCCCATCAGCACTTTGTAATCAAGCTGAATATCCAAGTTTTTTGTTTCATTCGGCAGCACTCGAATATCAATATCTTTTTCACCATAACCGATGTAATTCACAGACAAGGTATACGGACCGGGAGGTACGTTCAAA
This genomic window from candidate division KSB1 bacterium contains:
- a CDS encoding TonB-dependent receptor encodes the protein MKYVKTGFMIILFMFIAIQRIYSAPSGKIQGKVVDAENGQALPGANVFLQGTNIGAATDVRGEYGILNVPPGPYTLSVNYIGYGEKDIDIRVLPNETKNLDIQLDYKVLMGEDVVITAQARGQTEAINQQISALTVKNVVSATKIQELPEANAAEAVGRLPGVSLERSGGEGTKVLIRGMSAKYTKVQIDGVDMTATGSGDRSSDLSMISPYMLEGIELTKSVMANQEATATGGIVNFRIRKASEEPSFNIIAQGGSNDLRDTYTDFKVSVGGSHRFFNKKFGVYAQVDYEEKDAGSQQLGNVGFSQENETAPVRTNNMQLMDIFRDVHRLGGTLVLDYNLPSTDIKLSNFYSDIQREEIRHINNYDFMQQGFNIRYTDIPERSLNVLTNALQIDHSFKNWETHIKLSHSYSENHLPAEISSSNGHSPNNPFSTDRKSNYNVNLDPETIPDSLVIPIDKIADFMYIGGVDHNENKTSERDLAGELNFAYNFNISEQIKLKLNFGGKVKHKTKNYDRTHLDIGGQHYIYMVHDSLYDALSQRNINAYQNDNMKLFLSDFLDKDYDPVSFLDGKYQFSPVLDPDKFRKIHDLGLETYDPDEPMSLWMIVQPNYINTHYQDYHGKEDYHAFYIMPEFDISSRFTFVPGLRYEANRTNYTGYRGTRLGVLRNWTPTPIDTVVKVRRNDFYLPMIQAVYKPTNWLNIKAGYTHTLQRPDYNNIIPSWLISNQGSISNLGNFRLKPELSRNWDLQATVYSNKIGLVTAGVFYKKITDMIFWTGQSVVLDTAFFELPTLMYRQRAAWATNNPNDAYNYGFEFEWQSNFWYLPGLLKGLVLNLNYTLNESKAEYLRTVIRTQIDPVTYRSTLVNDDTTYTSPMIRQPKHLLNLTVGYDYKGFSIRWAMRYKSHIFKSNSWYEKLRGYSTDFYRYDLSIRQKLFVNGLEFFLNVNNLTGERERSVINHMNYTSYLEDYGRSANMGVRYRL
- a CDS encoding carboxypeptidase-like regulatory domain-containing protein, with amino-acid sequence MRRNVVQLLLLCLTMILSGQNFAAPSGEIRGRVVDAENGQALPGANVYLKDTNIGAATDIRGEYVIHDVPPGSYTLVVNYIGYGASEVDVRVSPNETVSADVQMDYTVLTGEDVVVTAQARAQTETINQQISARTVKNIVSATKIQELPEANAAEAVGRLPGVSLERSGGEGTKVLIRGMGAKYTKVQVDGVDMTATSSEDRSTDLEYDFALYVGRH
- a CDS encoding GntR family transcriptional regulator; this encodes MKSIIYIDHDSKMPKYEQLVNSIRNSIRQGRLRQGDVLPSINAIVEHYPIARDTVCKSFQMLKSLGIVSSVPGKGYFVSQTQFANRHHIFLLFDNFHSYKESLFNSFKTQMGENAIIDLYFHHSNDKLFKSLIKEALNHYTEYVIMPMRDSQHFEWMQRLISNQRVYILDVGYTLFGKAYPSVCQNFEKQWYEALKSSKERLYKYETLVLVEWREPVYNLDTMNDAEMIQGFKRFCEEEMIPYRIIDKRNEFQVQDGCCYIIPNNEDLVTAVQQANQKNLKIGRDIGIIAHNDEPLKQIAANTGIATISTDFVEMGRRMADMILKHEDLHIENPSSMILRDSI
- a CDS encoding TonB-dependent receptor; translation: MSKPSGILPETDFYDIPQPNFITSNYQDYHGHEDYYAFYLMPEINVTSKFTFVPGVRYEANRTEYTGYRGNRLGILRDFRPTPIDTVAKIRENEFVLPMVQAVYRPTEWLNFKAGYTHTLQRPNYNNIMPGWVINTQGSIDNLSNFRLEPELSRNWDVQMSVYSDKIGLFTLGAFHKRIKDMIFWTGQTVITDTLFFELPSLMHRQRAAYAVNNPHDAFNYGYEIEWQSNFWYLPGLLNGLVMNVNYTRNESEAKYLRSEVKTVINPVTYQSRLISEDTTYTNPMLGQPDHLLNLTLGYDYKGFSIRGAMRYKSRIFTSNSWYEKLRGYSTDFYRYDLMLRQQLPVDGLEFFLNVNNLTGERERSVINHMNYTSYLEDYGRSANLGFRYRL
- a CDS encoding YdcF family protein; the encoded protein is MLDGLIIVLGSPNSECGELYSVAKSRCERAYGEYTQRVGWKLLLTGGYGEHFNTTNQPHAAYLHQYLKDKGVPDQDVLGSVQSKNTIQDASLSRPIVETYKPERILVITSDYHLDRAKYVFECEYADTGVDIEFAAVDTDAKDCEFDLESQILHEQRALTALVKENATG